In the genome of Apodemus sylvaticus chromosome 2, mApoSyl1.1, whole genome shotgun sequence, one region contains:
- the C2H2orf68 gene encoding UPF0561 protein C2orf68 homolog isoform X1 produces the protein MEAARDPGPGLCCKPGGRLDMSHGFVHHIRRNQIARDDYDKKVKQAAKEKARRRHTPAPTRPRKPDLQVYLPRHRDGSTHPVNPDCEESSESSSNGSAELEPPGRQLFCLEYEADSGEVTSVIVYQDDDPGRVCEEVSAHTPLDPAMREALRLRIQEELAKRQSQH, from the exons ATGGAGGCGGCACGGGATCCCGGCCCGGGGTTGTGCTGCAAGCCCGGCGGGCGTCTGGACATGAGCCACGGCTTCGTACACCACATCCGTCGGAACCAGATCGCTCG GGACGACTACGACAAGAAGGTGAAGCAGGCGGCCAAGGAGAAGGCGAGGAGGCGCCACACGCCCGCGCCCACGCGGCCCCGCAAGCCAGACCTACAGGTGTACCTGCCACGCCACCGAG ATGGCTCCACCCACCCAGTGAACCCAGACTGTGAGGAGTCCAGTGAAAGCAGCAGTAATGGGAGCGCTGAGCTCGAGCCTCCTGGCCGCCAGCTCTTCTGTTTAGAATATGAGGCGGACAGTGGAGAGGTCACATCAGTTATTGTGTATCAG GATGATGATCCCGGAAGGGTGTGTGAGGAAGTATCAGCACACACACCTCTGGATCCAGCCATGCGAGAGGCCCTCAGATTGCGCATCCAGGAGGAACTTGCAAAGCGCCAGAGCCAACACTGA
- the C2H2orf68 gene encoding UPF0561 protein C2orf68 homolog isoform X2, with translation MEAARDPGPGLCCKPGGRLDMSHGFVHHIRRNQIARDDYDKKVKQAAKEKARRRHTPAPTRPRKPDLQVYLPRHRGEQPPLAAPPLGKPLFFTSGLLLTRPTRKPLRQRQRPQFSSPGPVTPVKLHCYIRWLHPPSEPRL, from the exons ATGGAGGCGGCACGGGATCCCGGCCCGGGGTTGTGCTGCAAGCCCGGCGGGCGTCTGGACATGAGCCACGGCTTCGTACACCACATCCGTCGGAACCAGATCGCTCG GGACGACTACGACAAGAAGGTGAAGCAGGCGGCCAAGGAGAAGGCGAGGAGGCGCCACACGCCCGCGCCCACGCGGCCCCGCAAGCCAGACCTACAGGTGTACCTGCCACGCCACCGAGGTGAGCAGCCGCCGCTCGCGGCCCCGCCCCTGGGCAAGCCCCTCTTCTTTACGTCAGGGCTCCTGCTCACCCGGCCCACACGGAAGCCACTGCGTCAACGTCAGCGACCCCAGTTCTCCTCTCCAGGGCCAGTGACCCCAGTTAAACTGCACTGTTATATAAG ATGGCTCCACCCACCCAGTGAACCCAGACTGTGA
- the Tmem150a gene encoding transmembrane protein 150A, producing MTAWILLPVSLSAFSITGIWTVYAMAVMNRHVCPVENWSYNESCSPDPAEQGGPKTCCTLDDVPLISKCGTYPPESCLFSLIGNMGAFMVALICFLRYGQLLEQNRHSWINTTALITGCTNAAGLVVVGNFQVDHAKSLHYIGAAVAFPAGLLFVCLHCVLFYHGATTRLDMAMAYFRTVLAIIALITLVLSGVFFFHESSQLQHGTALCEWAFVLDILIFYGTFSYEFGAVSSHTLVAALQPTPDRACKSSGSSSTSTHLNCAPESIAMI from the exons ATGACCGCCTGGATCCTCCTTCCTGTCAGCCTGTCAGCCTTCTCCATCACGGGCATATGGACTGT GTATGCCATGGCCGTGATGAACCGCCACGTGTGCCCAGTGGAGAACTG GTCCTACAATGAGTCCTGCTCCCCTGACCCTGCTGAACAAGGGGGCCCTAAGACCTGCTGCACCCTCGATGATGTTCCTCTCATCAG CAAGTGTGGCACATACCCCCCAGAGAGCTGCCTCTTCAGTCTCATTGGCAACATGGGTGCTTTTATGG tggccctCATCTGCTTCCTTCGGTATGGGCAGCTCCTGGAGCAGAACCGGCACTCCTGGATCAACACCACAGCACTCATCACTGGCTGCACCAATGCCGCAGGCCTCGTGGTAGTCGGCAATTTCCAg GTGGACCATGCCAAGTCTCTACACTACATCGGAGCTGCTGTGGCCTTCCCTGCGGGGCTGCTCTTTGTGTGCCTGCACTGTGTTCTCTTCTACCACGGGGCCACCACCCGCCTGGACATGGCGATGGCCTACTTTCGGACTGTGCTGGCCATCATCGCCCTCATCACCCTGGTCCTTA GTGGAGTCTTCTTCTTCCACGAGAGTTCTCAGCTCCAGCATGGAACTGCCCTGTGTGAATGGGCCTTTGTCCTCGATATCCTCATTTTCTATGGCACCTTCAGCTATGAGTTCGGGGCAGTCTCCTCACACACACTGGTGGCCGCACTACAGCCCACCCCCGACAGGGCCTGTAAGTCCTCTGGGAGCAGCAGCACCTCTACCCACCTCAACTGTGCTCCTGAGAGTATTGCCATGATCTGA
- the Rnf181 gene encoding E3 ubiquitin-protein ligase RNF181, producing the protein MASYFDEHDCEPLNPEREARNNMLLELARRVRGAWSWAPGSRSLFNRMDFEDLGLVDWEHHLPPPAAKAVVESLPRTVISGSKADLKCPVCLLEFEEEETVIEMPCHHLFHSNCILPWLSKTNSCPLCRHELPTDDDSYEEHKKDKARRQQQQHRLENLHGAMYT; encoded by the exons ATGGCGTCTTATTTTGATGAGCACGACTGCGAGCCGTTGAACCCCGAGCGTGAGGCCCGCAACAATATGTTGCTGGAACTCGCGAGAAGAGTGCGCGGGGCTTGGAGCTGGGCCCCGGGCAGCAG ATCACTCTTTAATAGGATGGACTTTGAGGACCTGGGGTTGGTGGATTGGGAACACCACCTTCCCCCACCCGCCGCCAAGGCTGTGGTGGAGAGCCTCCCCAGAACAGTCATCAGTGGCTCCAAGGCTG ATCTCAAGTGCCCCGTGTGTCTTTTGGAatttgaggaggaggagactgtCATTGAGATGCCCTGCCACCATCTTTTCCATTCCAACTGCATTCTGCCCTGGCTAAGTAAG ACAAATTCCTGCCCTCTGTGCCGCCATGAGCTGCCCACTGATGACGACAGTTATGAAGAGCACAAGAAAGACAAG GCtcggaggcagcagcagcagcaccgcCTGGAGAACCTCCACGGAGCCATGTACACGTGA
- the Vamp5 gene encoding vesicle-associated membrane protein 5 isoform X2 — protein MAEKELKRCQQQAEEVTEIMLDNFGKVLEREGKLTELEQRSDQLLDMSLAFSKTTKALAQQKRWENIRCRVYLGLAVAAGLLIILIVLLVIFLPSGGDSSKP, from the exons GCAGAGAAAGAGTTGAAGCGATGCCAGCAGCAGGCGGAAGAAGTGACGGAAATCATGCTCGACAATTTCGGCAAGGTCCTGGAGCGCGAAGGCAAGCTGACAGAGTTGGAGCAGCGCTCAGACCAGCTCCTGGACATG AGTTTGGCCTTCAGCAAGACAACCAAGGCTTTAGCCCAGCAGAAGCGCTGGGAGAATATCCGGTGCCGGGTCTACTTGGGACTAGCAGTGGCTGCTGGCCTGCTCATCATCCTGATTGTGCTGCTGGTCATCTTTCTTCCAAGTGGTGGGGACAGTAGTAAACCATAG